A stretch of DNA from Cryptomeria japonica chromosome 4, Sugi_1.0, whole genome shotgun sequence:
accggtttgggttgaaaaagaaaaggaaaagtcaGAATCAAATCTCTTGGTGCAGACTGCCTTGCATGAtgagaggaaaaatctatgggtagtagatagtggttgctcaaaccatatgactggtgactggcaAAAAATTAAGTAAAGATGTTGAATCACTGGTAGTGGATCAgactctgtatagatccatgataggtggTATACTATACctaactgcttcaagaccagatatagttcaaGTAATATGCATGGTGGCTATATTTCAAGCAACACCAAAGCAGTCTCACTTGAATGTTGTTACCAAAatctttaggtatctacaaggaacactcaaGTATGGTCTGTGGTATACTAAGAAGGAAAATTTCATtttggaagcatacattgatgtCGACTGGGCAGGCtgcatagatgatagaaagagcacaagcgatggtgcattctttctgggtgaccgattggtctcatggcatagcaagaaataGGACTCGATCTCTCTATCCATGGCTGAAGCTTAATACATTGCTGCTACTGTATGCTTCTCTCAAGTGCtctggatgaagcagactctcaaagatatccaagtggaaattactgatcccattctcatctggtgtgacaattcgagtgcaatcaacatagcaaagaatccggtCATGCATTCCATAACAAAACATattgcaatcaaataccacttcctcagagagaaggttgaagggcaAGAAGTAAGAATGGAATATGTTCCTATTGGTAAGAATGGAATATGTTCCTATTGGTGATcaagtagcaaacattttcaccaaaacTCTACCGGTCAGCACATTTGAATATCTTCGACACAATTTGGGAGTTGTATCATCTGCATAGAAGGTTTGTGTGGCTTAGCGGGAGCCTTGTGAGGAGCATAGGGGGAGTgcgcaagtaccctttgtcattgtgtcaaagggggagaatggaaCCGGTATGTAGTGGAATGtgtgaagttgacatcaatgccaaagggggagattgttggcattttgacactgagttgtcattgatgtcaaccagtggaGATGAAAAGGCAGAGTGTTAAGGTGTGCAACTAGTACTGAATGTTATACTGGTCAGCACATGAAGAACTTGACCGATGAAGGAGCTGGAAGGTCGTGTCTTGATTGGAGTAATGTCGTATGAAGCAGAGGTGGCAAGTAGGATGTAGTTGGTGAAGTTTCACTCACTAGGTTGATGAAACTGATATTCGTCATTAATGAAGAAACCACATATCTAGGAATTGTATCAGACTAATTGTGGCTCGAAGAAGAAGGAATGTaagaggaagatcaggggagtagttggaATCTAGATTGAAGACAAAAGATCAGGTTGAAAGatcacctcgagaaggaaacaacaagagCATTAATGGCAATCTGTAAAGTAACAAATCAAAAATGAAGGATCACGTTTCCCACATCTGAAAAAGCACGAAAATgacagagaagaagagatggacatcaaggagatcagatcttgcatATCTGATTGGATCCTATTTGCCTTGAGGATGGTgtagaaaccctaactgcctggaTTTTGAATATACCTTTTGGCGAGAACCTATTTGACAACAAAAGAGTTCAATGAAAAAAAAAGATGGAGATGCTACTGTGGAGGTGGAGAGTGTGGAATAGAAGTGAAGTGAGAAGAAGGAAGAGAGGAGGAGACTGGAGGAGAGGTTTGGATCAAGTTACAGTATGAGGTAGCAGATAGACTGATGAGTGGCTTGTACCGGTAGTTTCTCAATAGAGTGGTTGTGCCAAATCAGTGAAGTGTGAAAGTGCAGGCAACATCCTGGAGTGACACTGTGTGTGGAGACACGatgagttaattgattcaagagttgcaaaactcatttgtagCAAGAAGCCTTAATCGCACTTAATCAGTAGTTGAATGAACATCGCCAAGTTTGagattggtgtaggggttggtgctccttgggttggtgcccaaaaatctATGTAAATCTgtattttacctgtgaggctggattggaggagtagacttcaacagcttttctcaccgaggtttttctcatgttgagttttcctcataaatctagtgttgtggcTTGACTGTGTGTGCATGGGTTCTTTGGCTTTCTCTCTTATATTACTTGTCTGATAGCTTATAAGTTTAAAGCATAAGATTGACATTATTAAGATTGTTCAAAGAAAGTAATAGatctaggaaccactgattcaccccccctctcaatggtatttTGTGTTCATCAACTTCATCACAAATAATATTGTATTGCCGAGCATCAAACTACTTGAAACTCATATCACTATTAAATCCTTATACCATATTTAACATATTCCTAAAACcgcaagaaaagaagaagcaatcaCCGCAAAGAATGTTGAGCATTTTGGTGATTCAATAAAGACACAACATTGTCAAAATATGATATAAAGGACAAAAccttattattttttttgtagaaGTGATTATGACTTGAAATCTTTGAAGTAGGCTCTTGAAACACTACAAATATTTAATCCTAAACCACATAACTAGAGAAtgaaatgcaacaaaatgcaaacTAGTTTACCAACATGTCTACTTGTGAAAATACTCTGATCAATCAAATATGAAACTGAACTTAGTTAATAACCAAATAGTTCCCTAATCATGTAGCCACCAACAAAGATAATTGCATCACTATTAGTAAGTATATGTAACAAGGTGTTATCATGTACTTACACATTATTTGGACAAATGCCTTGTGAGAAAATGACAAGTGCAGAAAATTTGCAAAGAAAAACAATCACACATAATGCACATATTTACGTGGAAAAACCTGGTAAAAATATACCAATAAAAAACCACGAGCAAATTTTGTCTTTCGTATTGATTCTCAAGAATTACAGAGTTACAATAATCTCAAAACtgtacatcaaaacatgacttcgagTAGCCTAAAACAACCGAGTTACAGAGTCCTACTTGAAGActacttactaaatatagtaagtatggcTCGCACAACTACATGTAAAACCCATGTcgaaattactatttatagaaatTTTATTAACAAAATTTTCCATGATGGTGCAACCACTGCTAGCTAAGATAGCCATGATGACACGACCGCTACTAGCTAAGATAGTcatgatgactcaaccactgctagctaagagtccaatttggacttcacattccaacttGCTTTTCCATAGACACATCTATTGAACCTCCAAACTATCTTCCTTGTTGATAAGAGAACACAAGATGTATAGAGGCACAATTGCTTTGAACTATGCTTCGCCAATAATGACATCAACAAGAAACACATGTTCAGTTTATCTTTGTAATGATAATATATATTGCTATGtattaagttgacatcaatgacaacacatattgccaataTTAGAACCCACTTAATTGAATGCATTAGTATTCTATAGGAGCTACAATTTGTTGAATTCTAAGTATAATTGTaaatcaggaaattgaaaatcatcaaagcaagtaacaattaggacaatcacaaaacctaaaattgcaatgaaaacaatcctaatctaatcaatgaaaacatgaagacaagatattcaaaatgaaatcaaagcaaaccaagtgcgaatatctccttcatgtggctccattgttcttctttcaccttccaatttgatgttgttctcacctacaaagtgcatttgcaagtggaaagcaagttgttgatgaaatctgtagcataaggttactcaaaaatgtgattgattgatcctctgaaaatgtgattagctcttttgattgaagaaaatcatccaatttatagacaaattggagagatgacaagattagcatgaagagatttgaaaggaaatttcaaatcaagacatacaaatatgacaaattatgacaaaattgacattttctatgcaagattgattgattgacaaattatgacaaatttgacatgcaagattgattgattgacaaattatgacaaaattgaaatgccattcccatgaaattaggggaaatattagaaaaattgaagaaaataggagaaatagaaaattaggaattaggagaaattagtaaattggaaaattaaggaaaaatatgaaatagaaattaggtgaattaattaataggttttcatccattaattaattcatgaaaagagacctaggacataaataaatagatttatttaacccacaaagaagaagaaaaggattaaatgaacaaatcataaaaccctagaaataagaggacaaggaattaggtcaagacaacaagaaattaatgtcgattcgatcatgattttgattgacaaaggaccaatgctcataaatgattgagattggttgacaaattggccaagattgacaaagagatcaaattgataggcgccaattaacgaggaacaatgactaattgatccaaattgacatgattgaaaatgacaacgatcgatgacaaatcgatcgcaaaatgacaagactgaaaagaggacaaggatcgatgacaaatcgatcgcaagatgacaagattgacaaagaggacaaggattgatgacaaatcgatcgcaagatgacaagattgacaaagaggacaaggatcgatgacaagattgacaaggaagaggatcgatgacgaatcgatcacaaggtgacaagattgacaagaggacaaggatcgatgacgaattgatcgcaatatgacaagattgacaaggacgaggattgatgacgaatcgatcacaaaaatgatgatattgacaagttgataatcacaaatgattacaaacaagctaaagatgattgaaagattgacaataggacaaaaccctaattctattatcgattaggattgacgatgtccaaaatgatgataaatgagcacgcacattgatgcgacaggataagatcgaccaaaatcatgactgaagattgttaccaacaagacctaattcgaaagcaagaaaaatgaggaatgtagaagaaggactcgatgctcacaaatgataaagaccaagtgtgcaacatagaagaaatgttaatgcgacgcaagaaccctaaaataaggcaatgcgccaatgttaaagtatgactccgcaagcgttgaccatttttagacgtctacaataatTAATACTAGCGATAATGAGCTCACAAAGATCTAGTTTATTGTTACTCTAATCTAATCATTCACATTTATATTTGATTCACGGTTTGGGTGTAATGTGATAATGGATTCTTACCTTTTTCTAGTAAGAGTGagatgaaaaacatcaaaatccagaAGTGTGGTTTCTATCATTGTTGAACATCCTTGATTTCAACATACTcctagaataaataaataagaaagaaGATCTCCAAAGATTTTTCTGATTTTAACTATAGAGATATGAAGATGCAACACATTTGAGATCCTCTAGCCATCGTAGATGAGGAGGGTTTTCTTTGTCCGTCATTTGTCGTCTAACCTTGCAAGTAGTAGTATTCGATGGATGCCCAATAAGAATGAAATAAACAACTTATTACTATATTCCCTATCTATTATTATGTGGAAGTTTGTTTAATGGAAAAATAAGGTTGGacaatatctttttgtaagattggGGATCTTGAGATTGAATTCTCTTTTAATATAATATACAAAAATTCATAACTCTATGGCATATATAGGAGTGAACATTTCCTTCAAGAATTTAATACCATTTGACATTCGATGCAATGCATTAAATGAATTGAAATATgtaattttaagaaaaaaattgaattttgtttgcaaaatgaatcaataaaaatgatattttaataattatttataataaaaaaaaaaatttactcagtaaaaatattattcaaattttgcattttgtaACATAATTGATTAAGCAAATGGAAAAATTGAATATGGATGTATAAATATTACTGGCTTTAGGAGGAACTAATAAATGAAtcttagaaagaaaaaaaatatctaCCATGATGAACGGCCATTCAATATGTGGTCCTAAATCTTCACAAAATATAAGTACATGATATTAGACAACACCATTGACCCAGTTAATGCCGATTACGATTCAGAAGTATACTCTCGGTTCTCTTTCTTTACGATTATTCCAAAAAATTCCTAGATATCATTTCTCATATGTATTCTTGAAAGATATATCAATTTTTGTTTGGAGGATTCCGCAGTGCGCGAGAAAATGGGCGATCGACGAGAAGGTTCCCTCCCTTCGCCGGAATCTCACTTGAAACCAGAAGGTCTAGGACATTTTGACAAGAACTTAGATGCCCGGAAGCCGCTACTCGTCCAACCTTTTACCTACGGTTTTCCAGAATAGATCGAGTTTTGCTGGGCCTCGGCTATTCAATGTGCCACTCTCGTCGACTCCTCAACTTGAATTTTGGAGAGCCCCCTCTTCAAAATCTTCCCCAGAGCCTTCGCTGCTTGAATCGGACAAGTCTTGTGTAACCACGTCTCAGCTCTCGCAGCCGTAAGCAATCACTGCTTCCTATATTACCTCCTTTCTTTACAAGCTTTCGAAACAATTTTTTACTTTTCGGCCTTTATTTGTCTTTCATTCTTGTGAAGCTATATCTATGAAACAGAAGCACCCAGAAGACCCTCAAGAGGAAAGCTGAACAATCTCTAAGGTATGGCTTTAAGACCAGATCTAAATCAAACATTTTGGAGGACGGTTACAAGTGGCGAAAGTATGGAAAGAAATTCAGAAAGGACAACTCCAATCCCAGGTGCTTTGCACACTCTCCAATTGTTATCTTAGGGTTCTATGTTTTCAAATGGCTGCCATTTCCTTATTGTATCCATTCATGGTGTGCAGCAATTATTACATATGCTCTCATAGCAATTGTAATGTTAGAAAAAGCATAGAACGGGACGCACAAGATAAAGAAATAATAATCACTACATACGAAGGAAAGCACAATCATGAGAGCTCAGTCGATTCTTACATTGGAAATCATCCAATGTTTAAAGCACAGCAGGCTGCTTTGGAGGACAAGGTCCTCAACTGCACCGATCATCACCTCGAAGCAGTTGTCCATGGCTCGAGGAGCGAGCGACTCGGTCTCGGAGGTCGAACAGGTCGGGAAAGGGGTAGGACCCTTCTTCAACGACATTTTACAGAGATCGGTATGTCATCTGATGAGCTGCCCTCTCTTCGATGATACCATCTTCGATCCCTTTCCCTCCGCCTCTGCTATTACTCGAGGTGAGGATATGGTTGGTGATTTGAACATCGTTAGCTCCGCTGCATCTCAACTCGATGATCTAAGTTTTACCACATTGGTTGGTGAGGATATGGTTGGCAATATGCCTTCCCAACTCATTGATCAAATTTTAAACACAAAAGCAGACAAGCCAGACTTCGATCTTGGCCAATTAGTTGCCCAAATTGACGCTCTTCTTGCTAATTACGACACTCAGCTGGTACAAACCATTTCCTTTCCTATTTCATCTAATTTCTTTTGCAACTTAACAACGCCATATATGTATTTGTTTGACGCGAACAAAAAATATTATCCACCAGAAGTTGCCTGACCTCCCCACTGCATCAGAGGCTTCCAATTTCGTAGATCCGGTGTCAAAACATGTGAAACTAATTGCCAACCAGGTACACAAACTGTCTTATAAATGTTTCCCTACTTTTTTCAACAATTTTCGTTTTGCTGGTTATTGTCAATAACTTGGACTGAAAATTGTAGAAAAATGGTGAATGTCGAGATATCCACATCTTTAATCATATGAAAGCACGTTTAAATAGGAAAAGACTATTAGAAGGTAATACTTTTTTTTCAGATAGCAGACATGATTTTAAAGGTTTCTTACGTATTTCTGCCCATCATCAGGATCGGTCCTATTTACACAGTTATCTCAATTCAATGTGACCTGAAATGTCAGTGCGAAATAAACTTACAGAGTATTTTCACAAATGCATAGCAGGTCAATGTATTTCTTAGAATAACTTAAAAAATGAGTTTGTAATGTTATATAGTAGGTCAATGAAATGAGTTAGCTGCAACTAGCCTTCTATAAGTTCAAATCTCAAGCATTGTTCaatgtaaaaaaaaatgtttataataCAAATCATTTTGATTTCATTTTAAATTCattcatatatttataatttaaataatgaattactatttttaaatttaatatataactTATTTTGGTTAGATACTCATTTTATGTTTCAATAAACTATCTTCTATTTGAGAACCACTCTGTAAAAGGCTTTGTATGAGAGTTGCTACACCGAAGGGAAATGTTTATTCTTGATTTTatctttcacattgttgttattgaTTTTGCAGATAAGATTATATTCTGGAGACAAGTATTGCACAAGCATAGGAGTGTTGAATGTTATAATTGCAATTGAAAACATTCATTGGACTGCGGTGGGATTTCTAGTGTTAGGTGCAGCTTTAGAAGATGTTCACGCCATCAACAAGAACAGAGAGGAATGTTTAAGACTTCTTATGTCTATGACTGATTTGTCCAAAGCAATCCTTCAACTTCAGAACCCTCCTGATCTAAAGATGGAATTGCATACTAAATTGAACAAGTCTATACATTTAATAGTGATTGGAGCCATCTTATCTggtttgcaaaaacaaaataaagATTTTGGAAGGTGCCAAACAGTTTTACCTTTAAACCGTTACTTTTAAGGTGTCAATATTTATTTAGAGTTGTCTTCTTGGTTCTCTGATATGAGGATTAGCTCTTAAAGCAATCATTGTTTTAGTGTCCAATTTTTAAGTCAACGACAACCTGTTTGTCTTTGTTTGCTCACCATTATTTCTTTACACGAGATCATAATTTCTTCTCATTTGATTGGCTCATGTATAGGGTGTTCAAAACTTCAATGGACGGACACGAGCTTCAACAAGTTAGAAAGCATATAGATGACATTTGCAGGTTGCTTATTTCACATATAAGTGCCCCTATTTCGGAAGGCTTGCCAAGCAAAGCATATCAGAATAATAAGCAGATCACTGTTCATCCAGCCATGGATGCTCTGGAAGAACTGCCCAAAATATCTGCCCTGCACAAACATTCCCTGTCTTTTCTCGAGACAAATTTCCCCAGGAAACTTCTGAAATGTTCACCATGCAATGTGGAGATACATCCCCTTTTGTCACATCATAGAATGACTGAGATTCAAAGAATGTATGATGTTCAGAGAGATTTTCAGTGGCGACTTGAACTGTTTCGTTTTTCATCTTTTtggtttgcaaatttcaatttgaaCCGTGAACAGTTGGAACTTAGCAGACTTCAGTGGCTGGCGCAACTGGATATTACTGGCTCAAACCTACTAGATAATCATCTTTCTGAATCTGAGCTGCGCTTTGAAGCCAGTAATTCGTCTCATCATCCACTAAATGCCCTCCCTCAACACATAAAAAATTTGGTGTCTCTGCAGTACTTTGGTCTGGAAAGTACTTTCAGGCTCAGTAGCTCAGTGATAAATCAGATCTCAAATGCAAACGGGGCTGATAGCTCAGTGGTCAATCAGAGGGCCAGTGCTTCAGTGATCGATCGGATCCCAAACACAAAGAGCACCAATAACTCTCTGAGAGATCAGATCATAGATCTATTTGGGATCACTATTTTAGATCTAGAGCAGAATTTAAATGAGAGAAGGTACAGCAGCCCAGTGGTAGAGCAGATTTCAAATGAGAAAAATGCTAGTAGTTCAGTGATAGATGAGATTTCAAACAAAAACAAGACCAGTAGCTCGGAGGTTAATTCAATAACAAACATAGTGAGGGCTGGTAACTCAGTGATAGAATTGCTAGAGATGATAGGTTCTAACTTTAGCTGGTCCACGGATTCTTCACAAGAGGTTCTTAACCTTAAAAACATTTTGTTTCTTCCACAACATATTGGAGATTTGTTTAAGGCGTCAGATCAAAACCTGCAAAGTACTTTCCACCTTCCTCCGATCAGAGATTTGTCCAAGTTGAAGGTTATCAATCTGCAAAATTTTATCTGTATTCGTCAACAGGTCAAGATTTATCGACTTTAAAGGTCCTCAACCTGCAAACGACTTTGCTTGACATATCAACTTCCAGCCATGGGAAACTTGAAAATCTACACCCTGTTGTTTGCAATAAATGTGACAAGGTGGTGGAATTACAAGAAGGTCGAACATTTATGGAATATAAACCTCAGTCAAAGAAAGCATCTGTACAGAGGAAGAAGAACAGTATTTTTCTTATATGTTATGACTGGGATTGGATAAAAACATTGGTTGACAAATTGGTCAAGTCTCTTAATGCAGGAGGGGTTAAAGTCATTGTCATTGATTTGTTCCACTGGGAAATGACTGATAAAAAATCTTTTAGCTCAAAACAGGTTTCAGAAGGGACAA
This window harbors:
- the LOC131077884 gene encoding uncharacterized protein LOC131077884 isoform X1, whose product is MRAQSILTLEIIQCLKHSRLLWRTRSSTAPIITSKQLSMARGASDSVSEVEQVGKGVGPFFNDILQRSVCHLMSCPLFDDTIFDPFPSASAITRGEDMVGDLNIVSSAASQLDDLSFTTLVGEDMVGNMPSQLIDQILNTKADKPDFDLGQLVAQIDALLANYDTQLKLPDLPTASEASNFVDPVSKHVKLIANQIRLYSGDKYCTSIGVLNVIIAIENIHWTAVGFLVLGAALEDVHAINKNREECLRLLMSMTDLSKAILQLQNPPDLKMELHTKLNKSIHLIVIGAILSGLQKQNKDFGRVFKTSMDGHELQQVRKHIDDICRLLISHISAPISEGLPSKAYQNNKQITVHPAMDALEELPKISALHKHSLSFLETNFPRKLLKCSPCNVEIHPLLSHHRMTEIQRMYDVQRDFQWRLELFRFSSFWFANFNLNREQLELSRLQWLAQLDITGSNLLDNHLSESELRFEASNSSHHPLNALPQHIKNLVSLQYFGLESTFRLSSSVINQISNANGADSSVVNQRASASVIDRIPNTKSTNNSLRDQIIDLFGITILDLEQNLNERRYSSPVVEQISNEKNASSSVIDEISNKNKTSSSEVNSITNIVRAGNSVIELLEMIGSNFSWSTDSSQEVLNLKNILFLPQHIGDLFKASDQNLQSTFHLPPIRDLSKLKVINLQNFICIRQQVKIYRL
- the LOC131077884 gene encoding uncharacterized protein LOC131077884 isoform X2 translates to MRAQSILTLEIIQCLKHSRLLWRTRSSTAPIITSKQLSMARGASDSVSEVEQVGKGVGPFFNDILQRSVCHLMSCPLFDDTIFDPFPSASAITRGEDMVGDLNIVSSAASQLDDLSFTTLVGEDMVGNMPSQLIDQILNTKADKPDFDLGQLVAQIDALLANYDTQLLPDLPTASEASNFVDPVSKHVKLIANQIRLYSGDKYCTSIGVLNVIIAIENIHWTAVGFLVLGAALEDVHAINKNREECLRLLMSMTDLSKAILQLQNPPDLKMELHTKLNKSIHLIVIGAILSGLQKQNKDFGRVFKTSMDGHELQQVRKHIDDICRLLISHISAPISEGLPSKAYQNNKQITVHPAMDALEELPKISALHKHSLSFLETNFPRKLLKCSPCNVEIHPLLSHHRMTEIQRMYDVQRDFQWRLELFRFSSFWFANFNLNREQLELSRLQWLAQLDITGSNLLDNHLSESELRFEASNSSHHPLNALPQHIKNLVSLQYFGLESTFRLSSSVINQISNANGADSSVVNQRASASVIDRIPNTKSTNNSLRDQIIDLFGITILDLEQNLNERRYSSPVVEQISNEKNASSSVIDEISNKNKTSSSEVNSITNIVRAGNSVIELLEMIGSNFSWSTDSSQEVLNLKNILFLPQHIGDLFKASDQNLQSTFHLPPIRDLSKLKVINLQNFICIRQQVKIYRL